Proteins encoded in a region of the Deltaproteobacteria bacterium genome:
- a CDS encoding prepilin-type N-terminal cleavage/methylation domain-containing protein, with translation MTRRTNSTRGFTLLEVVIALGILAMSLTVLLESQASSVNSAGRSRDLTIASLLARSKMVDLEAMLIEDGFVVGDLEEEGDFGDEGYEYVKYTSRVSEVELDLSGLASMCSGFAPDGVEPEAAAADCESMLGGVEGFGGMLSTFTDEIGRSIRLVELKLTWPVGKYEESFEVRAFVTKQDFSLQNAGAGGMPDLSTIDPSKLPKLDLDLGTGLKR, from the coding sequence ATGACCCGCCGCACGAACTCTACCCGAGGTTTTACGCTCTTGGAGGTTGTCATCGCTCTGGGTATTTTAGCCATGAGCCTGACGGTACTTTTGGAGTCTCAAGCATCGAGCGTAAACAGTGCAGGGCGGTCACGAGACCTGACCATCGCCTCCCTTTTGGCGCGTTCCAAAATGGTCGACCTTGAGGCTATGCTCATTGAAGATGGCTTCGTGGTTGGTGACCTTGAAGAAGAAGGTGATTTTGGCGACGAGGGTTATGAATACGTCAAGTACACAAGCCGTGTGAGTGAGGTGGAGTTAGACCTATCCGGCCTTGCAAGTATGTGCTCTGGCTTTGCACCAGATGGGGTTGAACCAGAAGCCGCTGCAGCCGATTGCGAATCGATGCTCGGTGGTGTTGAAGGTTTTGGCGGAATGCTCAGCACCTTTACCGATGAAATCGGTCGTTCTATCCGGCTCGTTGAACTCAAGCTCACGTGGCCGGTAGGAAAGTACGAAGAAAGCTTTGAAGTGCGTGCGTTTGTAACGAAACAAGATTTTAGCCTTCAGAACGCAGGCGCCGGTGGAATGCCGGATTTAAGTACGATCGATCCTTCAAAGCTTCCTAAGCTCGATTTAGACCTCGGAACTGGGCTTAAGCGATGA
- the gspN gene encoding type II secretion system protein GspN encodes MSAKQKLLRGLGYCSFTFSCLVMSIYLTFPGDVLGQRLAHEIALESKGKVQIQMDDVSLYGLTGVSAEGVTLRYDSGDGVPHRLQLDEVDVRVEILPLMTASMVIDGSLRAGKGTVEAEVERVGAGAFRVDAEIDELNLMSVNIISEMAGLPILGVISGDVSLDWSKDVKTRTGEVNIRSTGLRVGPGELSGGALGKLTLPAVGFGKLDLGMTLGGGKLSVAKFDQQGGDLLADIKGDVSLRSRFASSSVSGCVKVKGDPAYLAKNPTLKSALELATVRLKKDTADFLNIPLAGTMGNMRMRGGLCRDGKGAGPKKGRGPKRR; translated from the coding sequence ATGAGTGCCAAGCAAAAGCTACTGCGGGGACTGGGTTATTGCAGCTTCACCTTCTCGTGTCTGGTGATGTCAATCTACCTAACTTTTCCAGGTGATGTTCTCGGGCAGAGGCTCGCTCACGAGATCGCACTTGAGTCTAAAGGCAAAGTACAAATTCAAATGGACGACGTCAGTCTTTATGGTCTCACGGGCGTAAGCGCAGAGGGTGTAACGCTCCGTTATGATTCTGGTGATGGCGTGCCCCACCGGCTCCAGCTGGATGAAGTTGATGTTCGTGTTGAGATTCTTCCATTAATGACTGCTTCCATGGTGATTGACGGGAGTTTGCGGGCTGGCAAAGGAACTGTCGAGGCAGAAGTGGAGCGAGTTGGTGCCGGAGCATTTCGAGTTGATGCGGAGATAGATGAACTCAATTTGATGAGCGTTAACATCATCAGTGAGATGGCCGGGTTGCCTATTTTAGGTGTGATAAGCGGCGACGTATCATTGGATTGGTCCAAAGATGTAAAGACCCGAACTGGCGAGGTGAATATTCGCTCGACAGGCTTGCGGGTAGGTCCTGGCGAACTTTCTGGCGGTGCATTGGGTAAACTGACTTTGCCAGCCGTCGGGTTTGGTAAACTGGATCTTGGTATGACGCTTGGCGGAGGTAAACTCTCGGTTGCAAAGTTTGATCAACAAGGTGGAGATCTTCTTGCAGATATTAAAGGTGACGTTTCACTTCGCTCGCGATTTGCCAGTTCCTCTGTTTCAGGTTGTGTGAAAGTAAAAGGCGACCCAGCCTATTTGGCGAAAAATCCAACTTTAAAATCTGCGTTAGAACTCGCAACAGTTCGTCTCAAAAAAGACACCGCGGACTTTCTCAATATCCCTCTGGCGGGTACTATGGGCAATATGCGAATGCGCGGCGGTTTGTGCCGAGACGGTAAAGGCGCTGGTCCCAAAAAAGGTCGTGGACCTAAGCGGCGTTAG
- a CDS encoding prepilin-type N-terminal cleavage/methylation domain-containing protein — MKRKQQGFTLMEIMIAVSILGMIGTLSFGTLRSSVDARERTLGVTDHYHQVRQSMLRMTREIQSAFLSEHRDCEDPQNKTIFLGKRSSNGMRLDFTSFSHFKIRSDANESDQNELSYFVDSHPDDSSRKALFRREQARIDEEPEEGGSIKLMAEDVLDIEFEFFDPLDKEWEDEWDSTSMDFKGKLPLFVKIQITALDSAGNEQKFTTKTRLFVQQAMAIPGITGSRCLD; from the coding sequence ATGAAGCGCAAGCAACAAGGCTTTACGCTCATGGAGATCATGATTGCGGTCTCGATTCTTGGCATGATTGGTACTTTAAGCTTCGGTACTTTAAGAAGTTCTGTGGATGCTCGCGAAAGAACGCTTGGTGTCACAGACCATTACCACCAAGTTCGTCAGTCCATGCTCCGCATGACCCGAGAGATCCAAAGTGCTTTCCTCTCCGAACACCGCGACTGTGAAGATCCACAGAACAAAACGATTTTTCTTGGCAAGCGCTCATCCAATGGTATGCGCCTAGACTTCACCAGTTTTTCGCATTTTAAGATTCGCTCAGACGCCAATGAATCCGACCAAAACGAACTTTCCTATTTTGTAGACAGCCACCCCGACGATTCCAGCCGAAAAGCCTTGTTTCGCCGAGAGCAAGCGCGCATTGACGAGGAGCCTGAAGAAGGTGGTTCCATCAAGTTGATGGCTGAGGATGTCTTAGATATTGAATTCGAATTTTTCGATCCGCTCGACAAGGAATGGGAAGACGAGTGGGATTCGACCTCCATGGACTTTAAAGGAAAGCTCCCGCTTTTTGTAAAGATTCAAATCACAGCGCTCGACTCGGCGGGTAACGAGCAAAAGTTTACGACGAAAACACGCCTCTTCGTTCAGCAGGCTATGGCCATTCCAGGCATCACGGGGTCGCGATGTCTAGATTAA
- a CDS encoding prepilin-type N-terminal cleavage/methylation domain-containing protein: MTRPINAKARRGSHGFTLVEATITLAIIALIAAVAIPTIGNVTRLSLRKSSMMLAATVQGTYDEAALTGETHRLVFNLQDGVIKIQRSATTFRLEPGSNALVAATKAPTTMGSGLEAMMAGVNLEEGWDEPEAKEGEEGSGAAAALFGISGLQGGSGTTSFQDTDKSFTLEEGVKIMDVWIEGSDQPITEGEASLIFFPHGYTQDAMVHLEDADSRIFTIKIWSLTGRAEVLAGYVEGDKS; encoded by the coding sequence ATGACTCGGCCAATCAACGCAAAGGCTCGCCGCGGCAGCCACGGCTTTACTCTGGTGGAAGCAACCATCACTTTAGCCATCATTGCGTTGATTGCCGCGGTTGCGATTCCGACCATCGGCAACGTGACCCGTTTATCGCTGCGTAAGTCTTCCATGATGCTCGCGGCCACTGTTCAAGGCACCTATGACGAAGCGGCACTAACAGGTGAGACCCACCGGTTGGTTTTTAATCTCCAAGATGGCGTCATCAAAATTCAACGCTCAGCTACAACTTTTCGCCTAGAGCCAGGTAGTAATGCACTGGTTGCGGCCACGAAAGCGCCTACCACCATGGGTTCCGGTTTAGAGGCTATGATGGCCGGCGTGAACTTGGAAGAAGGTTGGGATGAGCCAGAAGCCAAAGAAGGCGAAGAGGGCTCCGGTGCTGCGGCTGCTTTATTTGGCATCAGTGGTCTTCAAGGTGGCAGCGGTACAACAAGCTTTCAGGATACCGATAAAAGTTTTACGCTTGAAGAAGGCGTAAAGATCATGGACGTTTGGATCGAAGGCTCCGACCAGCCCATCACTGAAGGTGAAGCTTCATTGATTTTCTTTCCTCACGGTTACACCCAAGACGCTATGGTGCATTTAGAAGACGCGGACTCTCGTATTTTTACCATCAAGATCTGGTCGCTTACCGGTCGCGCAGAAGTTCTCGCGGGCTATGTGGAGGGTGATAAATCATGA
- the gspG gene encoding type II secretion system major pseudopilin GspG: protein MNKASRHAQRGMTLIEIMVVIAIIGLIASVVGVQVFGRLEDAQVETSKTQIKQISDALELYRLSFRNYPSTAEGLQALTAPKGNVQPFMTSIPEDAWGNAFVYIYPGTQNSGGFDVMSYGKDGVQGGGDDIGNWKSAE from the coding sequence ATGAACAAAGCATCACGCCACGCTCAGCGCGGTATGACTCTGATTGAAATCATGGTTGTTATTGCAATCATCGGTTTGATTGCCAGTGTTGTTGGTGTGCAGGTTTTCGGCCGACTTGAGGATGCGCAAGTTGAAACAAGCAAGACTCAGATCAAGCAGATCTCAGATGCCCTTGAGCTCTATCGACTAAGCTTTCGAAACTACCCTTCAACAGCCGAAGGCCTGCAGGCTTTAACAGCACCGAAGGGTAATGTTCAGCCATTTATGACTTCGATTCCAGAAGACGCTTGGGGCAACGCTTTCGTTTATATTTACCCTGGCACACAGAATTCAGGCGGATTCGATGTCATGAGCTATGGCAAAGATGGTGTTCAAGGCGGCGGTGACGACATCGGTAATTGGAAGAGCGCTGAGTAA
- the gspE gene encoding type II secretion system ATPase GspE — MEIQEKTEVDVLQPSERFSERRLGELLCARGVISQEVVDTALELQTERGGLLGEILIGQRSITEKQLLEALGEQLDIPVWESIDDANVPDDLITPVPINFAKQFKLLPVAQREDGTVVVVTSEPLAVAALDDLANLIDESIELALATSEEIIQAINQVYDRGTAHAAAAMEDLEDEDLDTFAQDFEEAVDLLDSEDEAPIIRLVNSLISQAIKEHASDIHIEPGERDLVVRFRIDGILYEKIRPPKRLQASIISRIKIQAELNIAEKRLPQDGRIRIKMAGKDVDIRVATVPTAYGERITMRLLDRSSILLDLTDLGFTRDTHTAMNGLIKKSHGIILVTGPTGSGKTTTLYACLSAINRPDLNILTIEDPVEYQLDGVSQTQVQSKIKLTFANGLRSFLRHDPDVIMVGEIRDLETAEIAIQAALTGHLVLSTIHTNDAPGAITRLVDMGVEPFLVASSVIGILAQRLVRTLCPECKEEYEASEEEILELGLSPERLGPNPKFWRGQGCPACLGTGYQGRLGIYELMMPTDEVRQLILQNVDSNTIKKKAKTQGMRTLRDDGAQKVLAGITSSAEVLRVTAEG, encoded by the coding sequence ATGGAGATTCAGGAAAAAACTGAGGTCGATGTGCTGCAACCGTCGGAGAGATTCTCTGAGCGGCGCCTGGGTGAACTGCTCTGCGCACGCGGCGTAATTAGCCAAGAGGTGGTCGATACCGCACTTGAATTGCAAACTGAGCGTGGCGGTCTCTTAGGTGAAATCTTAATTGGTCAACGAAGCATAACCGAAAAGCAGCTTCTCGAAGCTCTCGGGGAGCAGCTGGATATCCCTGTTTGGGAATCTATCGATGACGCAAATGTCCCCGACGACTTGATCACGCCGGTGCCAATTAACTTTGCAAAGCAGTTTAAGCTCTTACCCGTGGCTCAGCGAGAAGATGGTACGGTTGTCGTTGTGACTTCTGAACCGCTCGCGGTCGCAGCGCTTGATGACCTCGCCAATTTAATCGACGAATCCATTGAACTCGCTTTGGCGACATCAGAGGAAATTATTCAAGCCATCAACCAAGTCTATGACCGAGGCACCGCCCACGCGGCAGCAGCGATGGAAGATTTGGAAGATGAAGACCTTGATACCTTTGCTCAGGATTTCGAGGAAGCGGTTGACCTTCTCGATTCTGAAGATGAGGCGCCAATCATTCGATTGGTCAACTCTCTGATCTCGCAAGCGATTAAAGAGCACGCTTCAGATATTCATATCGAGCCTGGCGAACGTGACTTGGTGGTCCGTTTCCGGATCGACGGTATTCTCTACGAAAAAATTCGTCCACCGAAGCGTCTGCAGGCGAGCATCATCAGCCGGATTAAGATTCAAGCTGAGCTTAACATCGCAGAAAAACGCCTTCCCCAAGATGGTCGTATTCGTATCAAGATGGCGGGTAAAGACGTTGATATTCGTGTGGCGACAGTACCTACGGCCTACGGCGAGCGCATCACAATGCGTCTACTCGATAGATCTTCGATTCTCTTGGACTTAACCGACCTTGGCTTTACGCGAGACACGCACACCGCAATGAATGGCCTCATCAAAAAGAGCCACGGAATCATTTTAGTAACAGGTCCTACGGGCAGTGGTAAGACGACCACACTTTATGCGTGCCTAAGTGCCATCAACCGCCCTGATTTGAATATTCTCACCATCGAAGATCCGGTGGAATATCAGCTTGATGGTGTGAGCCAAACCCAGGTCCAATCTAAAATTAAGTTGACCTTTGCCAACGGTTTGCGCTCGTTTCTGCGACACGATCCAGATGTCATTATGGTTGGTGAGATTCGAGACCTCGAGACGGCTGAAATTGCGATTCAGGCGGCCCTTACGGGTCACTTGGTTTTGTCTACGATTCACACCAACGATGCGCCCGGCGCGATTACCCGTTTGGTCGATATGGGAGTTGAACCTTTCTTGGTTGCATCTTCAGTGATCGGTATTTTGGCCCAGCGCCTCGTGAGAACGCTCTGCCCCGAATGTAAGGAAGAATACGAAGCATCGGAAGAGGAAATCCTAGAGCTTGGCCTCAGTCCAGAAAGGCTTGGACCCAATCCTAAGTTTTGGCGCGGCCAAGGTTGCCCCGCGTGCTTGGGAACAGGGTATCAAGGGCGACTCGGTATTTACGAATTGATGATGCCTACGGATGAGGTACGGCAGTTGATTCTTCAAAATGTCGACTCCAATACGATTAAGAAAAAAGCCAAAACTCAAGGTATGCGCACGCTTCGTGATGATGGTGCCCAAAAAGTTTTAGCGGGCATTACTTCAAGTGCTGAAGTCTTACGTGTGACGGCAGAAGGTTAA
- the pilM gene encoding pilus assembly protein PilM, producing the protein MSQRIAAIELAGDVAHAVVVEATMRKQCLNKTVTVHREEEETDELLLARLQELLDGHFDSIAVACDSNRVSARLLDFPFGDLRKIDAAVGFELEGQIPYNLDDVALSYLVTERGTTRSEVLASLMPRDCLERRLTMFKDAGLEPRVVASPVGSLMELLPPEHADRAAVLSMGHTEAHLALISNATLRSARTMRLGTRKLEKDLAKLLGISEAHAADYWRRIGLGDGDGTMDPGDVVRIQHAVRTALKGLASHLFTTFKALPDALMPETIYVTGDIAALDGICGFLSEALEVNVVELNLKESLEGFEPESQVPGSAYAPALGLVLALLRRSSAVPMNFRHGDFAYQGDLQLYRGPLTHFMIGSAIVLLLALGSMMTRYVLVNGQEEALNKEFCLATEKIVGRQICDPTAALATLRQPAGAGDGVVIPEFSSARMFEAFSKTIPPATDVTFTELEFRLPSRGGESEKITAKGEAANFETTEQVVAALKKDPCVEEAEVSRQRRTKNSGRVEFNLAVNMKCPPGVLPGTQSTVANLGDKGGK; encoded by the coding sequence ATGAGTCAACGTATTGCAGCCATAGAGCTTGCTGGTGATGTTGCGCACGCGGTGGTGGTTGAAGCCACCATGCGTAAGCAATGTTTGAACAAGACGGTCACTGTTCACCGAGAAGAAGAGGAAACTGACGAGCTACTTTTGGCAAGGCTTCAAGAGTTACTCGATGGTCACTTTGATTCCATTGCGGTGGCCTGCGATTCCAACCGGGTCAGCGCACGACTTTTAGATTTCCCTTTTGGGGATTTGAGAAAGATAGATGCTGCGGTGGGTTTCGAGCTGGAAGGTCAGATCCCTTACAACTTGGATGATGTGGCACTGAGTTATTTGGTGACCGAGCGTGGCACGACGCGCAGCGAGGTTTTGGCATCGTTGATGCCGAGAGATTGCCTTGAGCGCCGGCTAACGATGTTTAAAGATGCGGGTCTTGAGCCACGCGTGGTGGCTTCCCCGGTCGGCTCTTTAATGGAGCTTTTACCGCCAGAACATGCGGATCGAGCAGCTGTTCTATCCATGGGCCACACTGAAGCGCATTTAGCTTTAATCTCCAACGCAACACTTCGTTCTGCTCGAACGATGAGGCTCGGTACTCGTAAGCTTGAAAAAGACCTAGCGAAATTACTGGGTATTAGTGAAGCCCATGCCGCTGATTATTGGAGACGTATTGGTCTCGGCGATGGTGACGGCACGATGGACCCGGGCGACGTTGTACGCATTCAGCATGCAGTTCGCACAGCGCTTAAGGGCCTTGCATCGCATTTGTTTACCACCTTCAAGGCACTTCCTGATGCGCTGATGCCAGAAACCATTTATGTGACCGGCGATATCGCCGCACTGGATGGGATCTGTGGGTTTTTGAGCGAGGCGTTGGAAGTGAATGTGGTGGAGCTGAACTTGAAAGAATCCCTTGAGGGATTTGAGCCAGAGAGCCAAGTTCCAGGCAGTGCTTATGCGCCGGCTTTAGGGTTGGTGCTCGCTTTATTACGCCGCTCTTCTGCGGTGCCGATGAACTTTCGCCACGGTGATTTTGCGTACCAGGGAGATCTTCAACTTTACCGAGGTCCCCTCACCCATTTTATGATTGGGAGTGCCATCGTTTTATTGTTGGCGCTGGGTTCGATGATGACACGCTATGTGTTGGTCAATGGGCAAGAAGAGGCGCTGAATAAAGAGTTTTGTTTAGCGACAGAGAAAATAGTTGGTCGTCAGATTTGCGACCCAACGGCTGCACTTGCAACGCTGCGACAGCCTGCGGGCGCGGGTGATGGGGTCGTGATTCCTGAATTCTCCTCTGCTCGTATGTTTGAGGCGTTTTCTAAAACAATTCCACCAGCCACTGACGTGACCTTTACTGAGTTGGAGTTTCGCTTGCCTTCAAGGGGCGGTGAATCTGAAAAAATCACAGCTAAGGGCGAGGCAGCTAATTTTGAAACGACCGAGCAGGTGGTTGCGGCATTGAAAAAAGATCCGTGCGTTGAAGAAGCAGAAGTTTCGCGCCAACGACGAACGAAAAACTCCGGCCGAGTTGAGTTCAACCTGGCGGTAAATATGAAGTGCCCTCCAGGGGTTTTGCCGGGTACGCAGTCAACTGTTGCAAACCTTGGCGACAAGGGAGGAAAGTAA
- the gspF gene encoding type II secretion system inner membrane protein GspF: MPVYAYKGMDSAGKSTSGTREAENPRAIKQLLRRDGIFLTDLKESGPTAKKKKEGGASFQVKLFAEKVSTEDLAVSTRQLSTLVGAGISLVESLTALIDQVENQTLKGVWAAVKQRVNEGAPMAEALAEHPKVFTGLYISMVRAGETSGALDVVLDRLADFTESQHELRSKLVGTLVYPVIMLLMALGVTAMLFVFVIPKITKIFESQKMVLPLPTQFLIAVSKIMIDYWFLIILLIGLVVYFGRKYIGTEKGRPKWDLFLLTVPVFGPLVRMVAISRFCKTLGTLMASGVPLLTAFDIVKNVVQNTVLLEVIETARDCVKEGDSIAAPLKRSGHFPPIVTHMIGIGEKSGQLEPMLNNVAKSYEVQIDSRLRAMTSLLEPLIIVVMGIVVASIVFAILMPILQMSSAI; encoded by the coding sequence ATGCCAGTTTACGCATACAAAGGGATGGATTCCGCAGGTAAATCAACCAGCGGTACTCGAGAGGCCGAAAACCCTCGCGCGATTAAGCAGCTTTTGCGCCGTGATGGTATTTTCCTCACAGACTTAAAAGAATCAGGACCCACTGCAAAAAAGAAAAAAGAAGGCGGCGCCAGCTTTCAAGTGAAGCTCTTTGCCGAGAAGGTTTCTACGGAAGACCTTGCGGTATCAACGCGCCAGTTATCCACATTGGTGGGTGCCGGAATTTCCTTGGTGGAATCACTCACCGCGTTGATCGACCAGGTGGAGAACCAAACTCTCAAAGGCGTTTGGGCCGCGGTCAAGCAGCGTGTTAACGAAGGTGCCCCCATGGCGGAAGCTTTGGCTGAGCACCCGAAGGTCTTTACCGGGCTCTACATCAGTATGGTACGAGCCGGGGAAACTTCAGGCGCGTTGGATGTGGTTCTTGACCGGCTTGCAGATTTTACTGAAAGTCAGCATGAGCTGCGTTCGAAGCTCGTCGGTACCTTGGTTTATCCGGTCATCATGCTCTTGATGGCGCTCGGTGTTACCGCGATGCTTTTCGTTTTCGTCATCCCCAAGATCACCAAGATTTTCGAATCTCAAAAGATGGTCTTGCCACTGCCCACGCAATTCTTAATCGCTGTTAGTAAGATCATGATCGACTACTGGTTCTTGATAATTTTATTGATTGGTCTCGTGGTTTATTTTGGCCGTAAATATATCGGAACGGAAAAAGGGCGACCGAAGTGGGATTTATTTCTCCTGACGGTTCCAGTGTTTGGACCTCTGGTTCGAATGGTTGCGATCTCACGATTTTGTAAGACGCTTGGAACGTTGATGGCCAGTGGTGTGCCCCTTTTAACGGCCTTCGATATTGTTAAAAACGTGGTTCAAAATACCGTTTTATTGGAAGTTATCGAAACCGCGCGAGACTGTGTCAAAGAGGGTGACAGCATTGCTGCGCCTCTAAAGCGTTCTGGCCACTTTCCACCCATCGTGACGCACATGATCGGTATTGGTGAAAAATCGGGTCAACTCGAACCCATGCTGAACAACGTCGCAAAAAGCTATGAAGTACAAATCGATTCCCGATTGCGGGCGATGACGAGCTTATTGGAGCCGCTTATCATTGTCGTCATGGGTATCGTGGTAGCAAGCATTGTCTTCGCTATCTTAATGCCAATTCTCCAAATGAGCTCAGCTATTTAA